Proteins encoded within one genomic window of Prauserella marina:
- a CDS encoding thioester domain-containing protein, with protein sequence MHRRSGLAKASAVAFGASAALLLSALPASADDTTARLETGTHTDGLAVNVGQGHNRESTTLFNLTVGDGDSTLQAYCVEISVKIDPERSLSETPWDEFPNPDSPFHENRDKINWVLQHGYPAVNLDDIESKLDVEFNDGLTDREAIAATQAAVWHYSDGKDLSKSDPTPGARDSGKDVLAVYEYLTGEENTGISEPNPALSVSPESVSGKAGERLGPFTVSTTGSVDEIVSELPEGVTITDAEGNVLDAAAVKDGSEIYVDVPEDAEEGSGAFKLNGTAHVDTGRLFVSEGYDKKPAQSLIVAASDKHKLSTGANVDWKAAPQETTPPEETTTTPAPSTTPSETAPAPTTDAPVSPQANSGDLAETGVSIMTPILIGAALVAAGVGALLLQRRRKSA encoded by the coding sequence ATGCACAGGAGATCGGGCCTTGCCAAGGCCAGCGCGGTTGCGTTCGGTGCATCCGCGGCTTTGTTGCTCAGCGCGCTTCCCGCTTCCGCTGACGACACAACGGCGCGGTTGGAGACCGGCACCCACACCGACGGTCTTGCGGTGAATGTCGGCCAGGGCCACAACAGGGAATCGACCACCCTGTTCAACCTCACGGTCGGCGACGGCGACAGCACGCTGCAGGCCTACTGCGTCGAGATCAGCGTCAAGATCGACCCGGAGCGCAGCCTCTCCGAGACCCCGTGGGACGAGTTCCCGAACCCGGACTCGCCGTTCCACGAGAATCGGGACAAGATCAACTGGGTGCTGCAGCACGGTTACCCCGCGGTCAACCTCGACGACATCGAGAGCAAGCTCGACGTCGAGTTCAACGACGGTCTGACCGACCGGGAAGCCATCGCCGCGACGCAGGCCGCGGTCTGGCACTACAGCGACGGCAAGGACCTTTCGAAGTCCGACCCGACGCCCGGCGCCAGGGACTCCGGCAAGGACGTTCTCGCCGTCTACGAGTACCTGACCGGTGAAGAGAACACCGGAATCAGCGAGCCGAACCCCGCGCTGTCGGTCAGCCCCGAATCCGTTTCCGGCAAGGCCGGCGAGCGCCTCGGCCCGTTCACGGTCTCGACGACCGGTTCGGTCGACGAGATCGTCAGTGAGCTTCCCGAGGGCGTCACGATCACCGACGCCGAAGGCAACGTGCTCGATGCGGCCGCCGTCAAGGACGGCTCGGAGATCTACGTCGACGTCCCCGAGGACGCCGAGGAAGGCTCCGGTGCCTTCAAGCTCAACGGTACCGCGCACGTCGACACCGGTCGGCTCTTCGTCAGCGAGGGCTACGACAAGAAGCCCGCGCAGTCCCTGATCGTCGCGGCTTCGGACAAGCACAAGCTGAGCACGGGTGCGAACGTCGACTGGAAGGCCGCGCCGCAGGAGACCACGCCGCCGGAGGAGACCACGACGACTCCCGCTCCTTCGACCACCCCGAGCGAGACGGCTCCTGCTCCCACCACGGACGCCCCGGTGTCCCCGCAGGCCAACTCGGGTGACCTCGCCGAGACCGGTGTCTCGATCATGACGCCGATCCTCATCGGTGCCGCCCTCGTGGCCGCCGGTGTCGGTGCGCTGCTGTTGCAGCGTCGTCGCAAGAGCGCCTGA
- a CDS encoding ABC transporter permease — translation MTVAILRRTAILLASVLAASIVVFLFMAVLPGDPAQVALGVNATPELVERTRQEFGLDRPLLTQYLEWMGGVLTGDFGTSYVTREAIGPQLLDRLGVTLWLVGAGMLVALLIAIPFGTVAAVRHRKPSGALVSALSQFGVAVPAFLAGIVLVQIFAVRLGWLPSGGWTPPNQDPVEWLRGLILPALSLGLVQGAVLTRYVRSAVLDVGREDYIRTARSKGLRPYPALVRHGLRNAAIPVVTVLGLQLATLLVGAVVVEKVFVLPGMGSMLLDSVAARDLLTVQGIVLVLVVAVLVVNFVVDVLYAVLDPRLRAS, via the coding sequence ATGACCGTTGCCATTCTCCGGCGTACCGCGATTCTGCTGGCCAGCGTGCTCGCGGCGTCCATTGTGGTTTTTCTCTTCATGGCCGTGCTTCCGGGAGATCCGGCGCAGGTGGCGCTGGGTGTCAACGCGACTCCCGAACTCGTCGAACGCACCCGCCAGGAGTTCGGCCTCGACCGGCCGTTGCTCACCCAGTATCTGGAGTGGATGGGCGGTGTTCTCACCGGAGACTTCGGAACTTCCTACGTCACAAGGGAAGCCATTGGCCCTCAGCTGCTCGACCGGCTCGGCGTGACACTGTGGCTCGTGGGGGCGGGCATGCTCGTAGCGTTGCTGATCGCCATTCCGTTCGGCACCGTCGCCGCCGTCCGGCACCGCAAACCCAGCGGTGCGCTGGTGTCGGCGCTGTCCCAGTTCGGTGTTGCCGTTCCTGCCTTTCTGGCCGGAATCGTCCTCGTGCAGATTTTCGCGGTGCGCCTCGGCTGGTTGCCTTCCGGTGGCTGGACACCGCCGAACCAGGACCCGGTCGAATGGTTGCGCGGATTGATACTGCCCGCCCTTTCGCTCGGCCTCGTGCAAGGTGCCGTGCTGACGCGTTACGTGCGCTCGGCGGTGCTCGACGTCGGAAGGGAGGACTACATTCGCACCGCGAGGTCGAAAGGGCTGCGGCCTTATCCGGCACTGGTGCGGCACGGGTTGCGCAACGCGGCCATTCCCGTTGTCACCGTGCTGGGGTTGCAGCTCGCGACTCTGCTGGTCGGTGCCGTCGTCGTCGAGAAGGTGTTCGTGCTGCCAGGCATGGGGAGCATGCTGCTCGACTCCGTCGCGGCGCGGGATCTGTTGACGGTGCAAGGAATCGTACTCGTGCTCGTCGTCGCCGTCCTCGTCGTCAACTTCGTGGTCGACGTGCTTTACGCCGTGCTCGATCCCCGGCTGCGGGCGTCGTGA
- a CDS encoding DUF3662 and FHA domain-containing protein, whose product MGRVQRFDRRLESLVGNTFARMFGGNVVTQEVALDLERESEDNVRELAGGRKLAPNHYIVSLGAADHDRMAEGGQRVTELLADAVAQHLAEHGWDTYGDVVVSLERNEALHTGQFKTRSTVDPDVKAHGAGGQARPARTSDAGDRPMSQPGGYGQYDQGDPYGQQGQYGYGQGQPGGYDQGYGQPGGYDQGYGQQPGGYDQGYGQPGGYDQGYGQQPGGYDQGYGQPGGYDQGYGQQPGGYDQGYGQPGGYDQGYGQQPGGYDQGYGQPGGYDQGGYAPPSPPGGYPAQAPPPPPPPQGDPYGQPGYGAPGAPGGPGGPPPGMPGGNRQLAASLQLDDGSNRNYSLKQGGNVVGRGQDADFRLPDTGVSRRHLEITWDGQSATLADIGSTNGTTVNGTPVQTWQLADGDVIRVGHSSLVFRTQG is encoded by the coding sequence GTGGGCCGCGTGCAGCGTTTCGATCGGCGCCTTGAAAGCCTCGTGGGCAACACCTTCGCGCGGATGTTCGGTGGCAACGTCGTCACGCAGGAAGTGGCGCTGGATCTGGAGCGGGAGAGTGAGGACAACGTCCGTGAGCTCGCGGGTGGGCGCAAGCTCGCCCCGAACCACTACATCGTGTCCTTGGGCGCCGCTGATCACGATCGGATGGCGGAAGGCGGGCAGCGAGTTACCGAGCTGCTCGCGGATGCCGTCGCACAGCACCTCGCCGAGCACGGCTGGGACACCTATGGTGACGTCGTAGTTTCGCTAGAGCGCAATGAGGCGCTGCATACTGGACAGTTCAAGACCCGCTCGACCGTCGATCCCGACGTCAAAGCACATGGCGCCGGGGGTCAGGCACGGCCAGCACGAACCAGCGACGCAGGAGACCGACCAATGAGCCAGCCCGGCGGCTACGGCCAATACGACCAGGGTGATCCGTACGGCCAGCAGGGTCAGTACGGCTACGGACAGGGCCAACCCGGCGGTTACGACCAGGGTTACGGCCAGCCCGGCGGCTACGACCAGGGCTACGGCCAACAACCCGGCGGATATGACCAGGGTTACGGCCAGCCCGGCGGCTACGACCAGGGCTACGGCCAACAACCCGGCGGTTACGACCAGGGTTACGGCCAGCCCGGCGGCTACGACCAGGGCTACGGCCAACAACCCGGCGGTTACGACCAGGGTTACGGCCAGCCCGGCGGCTACGACCAGGGCTACGGCCAACAACCCGGCGGATATGACCAGGGTTACGGCCAGCCCGGCGGCTACGACCAGGGTGGCTACGCTCCGCCGAGCCCTCCCGGTGGTTACCCCGCGCAGGCACCGCCCCCTCCGCCTCCGCCGCAGGGCGACCCTTACGGCCAGCCGGGCTATGGCGCTCCTGGCGCTCCCGGTGGCCCAGGCGGTCCGCCTCCCGGAATGCCGGGCGGCAACCGTCAGCTCGCGGCGAGCCTCCAGTTGGACGACGGCTCCAACCGCAACTACTCGCTGAAGCAGGGCGGCAACGTCGTCGGAAGGGGCCAGGACGCCGACTTCCGCCTTCCCGACACGGGCGTCTCACGCAGGCACCTTGAGATCACCTGGGACGGGCAGAGCGCGACGCTCGCCGACATCGGTTCGACCAACGGCACCACCGTCAACGGCACGCCTGTGCAGACCTGGCAGCTCGCTGACGGCGACGTGATCAGGGTCGGCCATTCGTCACTGGTGTTCCGCACGCAAGGCTGA
- a CDS encoding ATP-binding cassette domain-containing protein, with protein MSLLDVRDLVVAGREGVLVDHVSFDIDEGERVGLIGASGSGKSLTALALMGLLPEGLSHSGSIRFDGGELVGASERALSRRRGTDLSMVFQEPMTALNPAMRIGKQVAETMTVHGTRDRAGARRAAVELLDLVGLAHTARAYPHQLSGGQRQRVVLAIAFANSPRLLVCDEPTTALDVTVQARILELITTGVRERGSSLLFISHDLAVVASVCERVLVLDEGRIVEHGPTGDVLRTPRHEYTARLLAASSWEVS; from the coding sequence GTGAGTCTGCTCGACGTGCGCGACCTCGTGGTGGCCGGTCGCGAAGGGGTGCTCGTCGACCACGTTTCCTTCGACATCGACGAAGGTGAGCGGGTGGGTCTGATCGGCGCTTCCGGCTCGGGCAAGTCGCTCACCGCGCTTGCCCTCATGGGCCTGCTCCCCGAGGGGCTTTCCCACTCCGGCTCGATCCGGTTCGATGGCGGCGAACTGGTCGGTGCCTCGGAGCGGGCGCTCTCGCGGCGCAGGGGTACGGATCTCTCGATGGTGTTCCAGGAACCCATGACCGCGCTCAACCCTGCCATGCGGATCGGCAAGCAGGTGGCCGAAACGATGACCGTGCACGGAACCCGAGACAGGGCAGGGGCGAGAAGAGCCGCCGTCGAATTGCTGGATCTCGTCGGCCTCGCGCACACGGCCAGGGCTTATCCACACCAGCTTTCCGGAGGGCAGCGGCAGCGGGTCGTGCTCGCGATCGCGTTCGCCAACAGTCCGCGGTTGCTGGTGTGCGACGAGCCGACCACCGCGCTCGACGTCACCGTTCAGGCGCGCATCCTCGAACTGATCACGACTGGTGTCCGCGAGCGGGGCAGTTCGTTGCTGTTCATCAGCCACGATCTCGCGGTCGTCGCCTCCGTGTGCGAACGCGTTCTCGTACTCGACGAGGGCAGGATCGTCGAACACGGCCCGACCGGCGACGTACTGCGAACCCCCCGGCACGAGTACACCGCGAGACTGCTCGCCGCGTCCTCATGGGAGGTGTCATGA
- a CDS encoding ABC transporter substrate-binding protein, with product MRTRWLAAVLAALLVVSGCSAGSTATVGGGESTLAVGFTAEPQNFDFTTTDGAAIPQALLYNVYEGLVKLDANGEIVPLLAESWQVGDDRTDYEFQLRQGVRFSDGAEFTADDVKFSIERVRTEWTISLASAMDVVERVDVLDPYRVRVVLSRPSNSWLFAMTSRVGAMFSRTGVADLANHPVGTGPYQVTNRRRGDSIVLSSRQDYWGGERAYRTVVLKYYDDATALNNALLSNGIDVISGVTAPDSVPQFEADTRFDVIQGTTNSEVVLAFNNRTPALSDKRVRQALSYAIDKKALLATAWAGRGTLIGSMVPPTDPWYEDLSGAYPYNPARARQLLADAGKQDLDLRLRVPNLPYAVSAAQVVASDLNKVGVTVRIEPLDFPAVWLQQVFTDHDYDLSIIQHVEGRDITTFGDPDYYWGYDSERVRELLADADTGSPQRQVEDMKAVARTLSDDAAADWLFLFPNIIVTKKDVTGFVRNQVSESFDLTGLK from the coding sequence ATGAGAACACGGTGGCTCGCGGCGGTACTCGCCGCGCTGCTCGTCGTTTCCGGCTGCTCGGCGGGATCCACAGCGACGGTCGGTGGCGGAGAATCCACGCTCGCCGTCGGATTCACGGCGGAACCGCAGAACTTCGACTTCACGACGACCGACGGCGCCGCGATTCCGCAGGCACTGCTGTACAACGTGTACGAAGGGCTCGTGAAGCTCGACGCGAACGGCGAGATCGTCCCGCTGCTCGCCGAGTCGTGGCAGGTCGGCGACGACCGCACCGACTATGAATTCCAATTGCGGCAAGGCGTCCGGTTTTCCGACGGCGCCGAGTTCACCGCCGACGACGTGAAGTTCTCCATCGAGCGCGTGCGTACCGAATGGACCATCTCGCTCGCTTCGGCGATGGACGTCGTCGAGCGAGTGGACGTACTCGATCCGTACCGCGTGCGCGTCGTGCTCAGCAGGCCGAGCAACTCCTGGTTGTTCGCGATGACCAGCAGGGTCGGGGCGATGTTCAGCAGGACCGGCGTCGCCGATCTCGCCAACCATCCTGTCGGCACCGGGCCGTACCAGGTGACCAATCGCCGAAGAGGAGATTCCATCGTCCTGTCGAGCAGGCAGGACTACTGGGGTGGCGAGCGGGCGTATCGCACGGTCGTGCTCAAGTACTACGACGACGCGACCGCGCTCAACAACGCCTTGCTGAGTAACGGCATCGACGTCATCTCGGGCGTCACGGCCCCGGACTCGGTGCCTCAGTTCGAGGCCGACACCCGGTTCGACGTCATCCAGGGCACGACGAACAGCGAGGTCGTGCTCGCCTTCAACAACCGCACACCCGCGCTCTCCGACAAGCGTGTGCGCCAGGCATTGAGCTATGCGATCGACAAGAAAGCGTTGCTGGCGACGGCCTGGGCCGGCAGAGGGACCCTCATCGGCAGCATGGTCCCGCCGACCGATCCGTGGTACGAGGACCTTTCCGGCGCGTACCCGTACAACCCGGCGAGGGCACGGCAATTGCTCGCCGATGCGGGAAAGCAGGACCTCGATCTGCGGCTTCGGGTCCCCAATCTGCCCTATGCCGTCTCGGCCGCACAGGTGGTGGCCTCCGACTTGAACAAGGTCGGCGTCACGGTGCGCATCGAACCACTCGATTTCCCTGCCGTATGGCTACAACAGGTGTTCACCGACCACGACTACGACCTCTCGATCATCCAGCACGTCGAGGGAAGGGACATCACGACGTTCGGCGACCCCGACTACTACTGGGGCTATGACAGCGAACGGGTGCGCGAACTGCTCGCCGACGCCGACACCGGTTCTCCACAGCGGCAGGTCGAGGACATGAAGGCGGTCGCGAGAACACTCAGCGACGACGCCGCGGCGGACTGGCTGTTCCTCTTCCCGAACATCATCGTCACGAAGAAGGACGTCACCGGGTTCGTGCGCAACCAGGTCAGCGAATCCTTCGACCTGACGGGGCTGAAATGA
- a CDS encoding trans-sulfuration enzyme family protein produces MVERNLSARTRAVVAGRPEEEGQPTNVPIVPASALGLGYAREDGTPTWVALEEAVAALEAEGDSVSATAFASGLATVSAVLDLLPAGAEIAVPSDSYAGTRGVLDHAERMGRLRVRRITPVDTSAWVAAAASVDLFWLESPANPTLDLIDISAVVKAAAAQSHKPKVVVDNTFATPLGQQPLALGADIVVHSATKLIGGHSDLLLGLTVTADETLGAQLRDARTRGGATPGALEAWLALRGLRTLPIRYAEASRTAADLAARLDVHPAVTRVRYPKTGTMLAFELADAEKADRVCSALTLIRNATSLGGVESSIERRARLAGDSHVPAGLLRFSIGLEDPEDLWRDLVAALDSFA; encoded by the coding sequence ATGGTGGAGCGCAACCTTTCGGCCCGCACGCGGGCTGTCGTCGCGGGGCGCCCCGAAGAAGAGGGACAGCCAACCAACGTGCCGATCGTCCCGGCGAGCGCGCTCGGTCTCGGCTACGCCAGGGAAGACGGCACCCCGACCTGGGTCGCGCTCGAAGAAGCCGTCGCCGCGCTTGAGGCCGAAGGGGACAGCGTCTCCGCCACGGCCTTCGCCTCCGGCCTCGCGACTGTCTCCGCCGTCCTCGATCTGCTTCCCGCCGGCGCCGAAATCGCGGTACCGAGTGACAGCTACGCGGGAACTCGCGGCGTTCTCGATCACGCGGAGCGAATGGGCAGGCTGCGAGTGAGGCGCATCACTCCCGTCGACACTTCCGCGTGGGTTGCCGCCGCCGCGTCAGTCGACCTGTTCTGGCTCGAATCACCTGCCAACCCGACCCTCGACCTGATCGACATCTCCGCGGTCGTGAAGGCGGCCGCCGCACAGTCACACAAGCCCAAGGTGGTCGTCGACAACACGTTCGCGACACCGCTCGGTCAACAGCCGTTGGCACTAGGTGCCGACATCGTCGTGCACAGTGCGACCAAGTTGATCGGAGGACACAGCGATCTGTTGCTGGGCTTGACGGTTACGGCTGACGAGACGCTGGGCGCGCAGTTGCGGGACGCGCGAACGAGAGGTGGCGCCACGCCAGGCGCGTTGGAGGCGTGGCTGGCACTACGGGGTTTGCGGACGTTGCCGATTCGCTATGCGGAGGCATCTCGTACCGCGGCCGACTTGGCGGCAAGGCTCGATGTTCACCCCGCGGTAACGAGAGTGCGGTATCCGAAAACCGGCACAATGCTCGCTTTCGAACTCGCTGACGCCGAGAAGGCCGACCGAGTTTGTTCAGCGCTCACTCTTATCCGTAACGCCACAAGCCTTGGTGGAGTTGAATCCTCCATCGAGCGGCGTGCGCGGTTGGCAGGGGACTCCCATGTACCGGCCGGTTTATTGCGATTCAGTATCGGACTTGAGGATCCAGAAGACCTTTGGCGCGACCTTGTTGCCGCGCTGGATTCTTTTGCCTGA
- a CDS encoding ABC transporter permease, whose protein sequence is MARNAGLWAGTFLVVLVVAVALVSFFWTPHDPSLVDASVRLLGPSGDHLLGTDKFGRDVASQVMVGARTTLYVGVVAVGIAAVIGVPLGVLAGMGARWLGELIMRVNDLVLAFPALLLAIMLGAVYGASTLTAMIAIGVATVPSFARVARAGTLQVMSTEYVLAARAGGRSKPWIAMRHVLPNISGIVLVQSSVSFAIAVLAEAALSFLGFGTAPPTPSWGRMLQESQELLAVDPRLALVPGAAIAVAVLGFNLLGDGLRDRFDPRLEVRR, encoded by the coding sequence ATGGCGCGCAACGCCGGACTGTGGGCCGGTACGTTCCTTGTCGTGCTCGTCGTTGCCGTCGCACTCGTCTCGTTCTTCTGGACACCGCACGATCCTTCGCTCGTCGACGCGAGCGTCCGGCTGCTCGGGCCTTCCGGCGACCATCTACTCGGGACGGACAAGTTCGGGAGGGACGTCGCGAGTCAGGTGATGGTCGGCGCGCGGACGACGTTGTATGTCGGCGTCGTCGCCGTCGGTATCGCCGCTGTCATCGGTGTTCCGCTCGGTGTCCTCGCCGGAATGGGCGCCAGGTGGCTCGGTGAGCTGATCATGCGGGTCAACGACCTCGTGCTCGCGTTTCCGGCACTGCTGCTCGCGATCATGCTCGGTGCGGTCTACGGCGCGAGCACGCTCACCGCGATGATCGCGATCGGTGTCGCGACCGTGCCCTCGTTCGCCCGCGTCGCGAGGGCGGGAACTCTTCAGGTGATGAGTACCGAGTACGTGCTCGCGGCAAGAGCGGGCGGCAGGTCGAAGCCGTGGATCGCGATGCGGCACGTACTGCCCAACATTTCCGGAATCGTGCTCGTGCAGTCGTCGGTGTCCTTCGCCATCGCCGTGCTCGCCGAAGCGGCGTTGTCGTTCCTCGGATTCGGGACGGCGCCGCCAACGCCTTCCTGGGGAAGGATGTTGCAGGAGTCGCAGGAACTGCTCGCCGTCGATCCGCGGCTCGCGCTCGTTCCCGGTGCGGCCATCGCGGTCGCGGTACTCGGCTTCAACCTGCTCGGCGACGGTCTGCGCGACCGGTTCGATCCCCGGCTGGAGGTGCGGCGGTGA
- a CDS encoding FHA domain-containing protein FhaB/FipA, whose protein sequence is MPELVVQLTRAGFLLLLWLFVFAALRVVRSDLYAASGLRVNVPSFRRNKEKKKPRSGGKTPRQLVVTHGALAGTRIALDGRPILIGRADDSTLVLDDDYASTRHARVSLRGDEWYVEDLGSTNGTYLDRAKVTAPLRVPLGVPIRIGKTVIELRP, encoded by the coding sequence GTGCCAGAGCTGGTCGTTCAACTGACCAGAGCAGGTTTTCTACTCCTGCTCTGGTTGTTCGTGTTCGCCGCGCTTCGAGTGGTGCGGTCAGACCTGTACGCGGCGTCGGGGCTCAGGGTCAACGTGCCCAGTTTCCGGCGCAACAAGGAGAAGAAGAAGCCCCGTAGCGGGGGCAAGACTCCTCGGCAGCTCGTGGTCACGCACGGGGCGCTGGCCGGAACCCGGATCGCGCTCGACGGCAGGCCGATCTTGATCGGGAGGGCGGACGATTCGACCTTGGTACTCGACGACGACTACGCATCAACGCGACACGCTCGTGTTTCCTTGCGTGGTGACGAGTGGTACGTGGAAGATTTGGGCTCGACGAACGGCACGTACCTTGACCGGGCTAAAGTCACTGCACCCCTCCGAGTCCCGCTCGGCGTCCCCATCCGGATAGGCAAGACGGTGATCGAGCTTCGCCCATGA
- a CDS encoding ABC transporter ATP-binding protein, with protein sequence MIAVEQVWRTYRRPREVAALRGVSCEITKGQRFGIVGESGSGKSTLVRIMAALDRPTSGTVSFEGTRIDRLSDRELRFLRNRLQIVFQDPMGSLDPRMRVRDIVSEPLGRARDRHERAAELLAAVGLSPDAGRKYPHQFSGGQRQRISLARALAPRPKVLVADEAVSALDVLVRMQILELVTELVDTFDLTLVFVSHDLAVVRHVCDTVAVMREGVIVEQGAVAEVYGSPRHPYTRELIAAAPSLSGALARFDD encoded by the coding sequence ATGATCGCCGTCGAACAGGTGTGGCGCACGTACCGGAGGCCGAGGGAAGTGGCCGCGTTGCGTGGCGTCTCGTGCGAGATCACGAAGGGGCAGCGGTTCGGAATCGTCGGCGAATCCGGCTCCGGGAAGTCCACATTGGTCAGAATCATGGCCGCGCTCGACAGGCCGACATCGGGCACGGTGTCCTTCGAGGGAACCCGGATCGACCGGCTTTCCGACCGTGAACTCCGCTTTCTGCGCAACAGGTTGCAAATCGTCTTCCAGGATCCGATGGGTTCGCTCGATCCGCGCATGCGAGTGCGCGACATCGTGAGTGAACCGCTCGGCCGCGCGCGGGATCGTCACGAGAGGGCCGCCGAGCTTCTCGCGGCGGTGGGGCTTTCTCCTGACGCGGGCCGGAAGTACCCGCACCAGTTCTCCGGAGGGCAACGACAACGGATCTCGCTGGCGAGAGCACTGGCTCCGCGACCGAAGGTACTCGTAGCCGACGAGGCGGTCAGCGCGCTCGACGTGCTGGTGAGGATGCAGATCCTCGAACTCGTCACCGAGCTGGTCGACACATTCGACCTGACCCTGGTGTTCGTCTCGCACGATCTCGCCGTGGTGCGCCACGTGTGCGACACCGTCGCGGTCATGCGGGAGGGCGTCATTGTGGAGCAGGGCGCTGTCGCCGAGGTCTACGGTTCGCCGCGGCATCCCTACACGCGGGAGTTGATCGCGGCGGCGCCGAGCCTTTCCGGCGCGCTGGCGAGGTTCGACGACTGA
- a CDS encoding PP2C family protein-serine/threonine phosphatase: protein MTLVLRYAARSDRGLVRSSNQDSVYAGPRLLALADGMGGHAAGEVASKVVIASLAPLDDDEPGDDLVSQLRDAVTQGNQAISELVANDPDLDGMGTTLTAVLFSGSRLGLVHVGDSRAYLLRNGQFSQITRDDSFVNELLEQGRITEDEAATHPQRSLLLKALTGHEVEPSFTVREARAGDRYLLCSDGLSGMVSNETLAEAMQIPDPQECADRMIELALKGGGTDNVTVVIADVVDVDYGDDAPIVGGAAGDGSDEGHQGDSPAARARALTAPPSPPPQQHDQTEPPPDPKAKRRKRIRLLVAFGLALILLAAAAIATRYFVLRQYYVGVGNNQEVVIFQGVPGSILGVDLHRQSEGSCPPEATLCEALRLQDLQQDARVAVRNGVKRDGLTEARDYIDTLRRNNMLEICDEGQPQGGGLVGGIGQGSRTEEPPRPSTPAQQDQQPGVDCRPAPSPGGN from the coding sequence ATGACTCTCGTTCTTCGCTACGCGGCCCGCAGTGACCGGGGCCTGGTTCGTTCGAGCAACCAGGACTCGGTGTACGCCGGCCCGCGCCTGCTCGCACTCGCAGACGGCATGGGTGGCCACGCCGCCGGCGAGGTCGCCAGCAAGGTGGTCATCGCCTCGCTGGCGCCGCTCGACGACGACGAACCTGGCGACGACCTCGTCTCCCAGCTTCGCGATGCGGTGACGCAGGGAAACCAGGCCATTTCCGAACTCGTCGCCAACGACCCCGACCTCGACGGCATGGGCACGACGTTGACCGCCGTGCTGTTCTCCGGCTCGCGGCTCGGGTTGGTGCATGTCGGCGACTCCCGCGCGTACTTGCTGCGCAATGGGCAGTTCTCGCAGATCACGCGCGACGACAGCTTCGTCAACGAGCTGCTTGAGCAGGGCCGCATCACCGAGGACGAGGCCGCGACCCACCCACAGCGTTCGTTGCTGCTCAAGGCACTCACCGGTCACGAGGTCGAGCCGAGTTTCACCGTGCGCGAAGCACGCGCCGGTGATCGTTACCTGCTCTGTTCCGACGGCCTCTCCGGCATGGTCAGCAACGAGACGCTCGCCGAGGCCATGCAGATCCCGGACCCGCAGGAATGCGCGGACCGCATGATCGAACTGGCCCTCAAGGGCGGCGGCACGGACAACGTGACCGTCGTCATCGCCGATGTCGTCGACGTCGATTACGGCGATGACGCCCCCATCGTCGGTGGCGCGGCAGGAGACGGCAGCGACGAGGGCCATCAGGGCGACTCCCCCGCCGCGAGGGCGAGGGCGCTCACCGCTCCGCCTTCACCGCCTCCGCAACAGCACGATCAGACGGAGCCGCCACCCGACCCAAAAGCGAAGCGCCGTAAGCGGATCCGTCTGCTGGTGGCCTTCGGCCTGGCACTGATTCTTCTCGCAGCCGCCGCGATCGCCACCCGCTACTTCGTCTTACGGCAGTACTACGTCGGTGTCGGCAACAACCAGGAAGTCGTGATCTTCCAGGGCGTTCCCGGCAGCATCCTCGGTGTCGACCTGCACCGGCAGTCGGAGGGCTCGTGCCCACCGGAGGCGACCTTGTGCGAGGCGCTCCGGTTGCAGGATCTACAGCAGGACGCGCGGGTCGCGGTCCGCAACGGCGTCAAGCGCGACGGACTCACCGAAGCACGCGACTACATCGACACGTTGCGCCGCAACAACATGCTGGAGATCTGCGACGAGGGGCAGCCGCAGGGCGGTGGCCTCGTCGGCGGTATCGGCCAGGGCAGCAGGACTGAGGAGCCGCCGAGGCCGTCCACGCCTGCCCAGCAGGACCAGCAGCCGGGGGTGGACTGCCGTCCGGCACCCAGCCCAGGCGGTAACTGA